Sequence from the Epinephelus moara isolate mb chromosome 19, YSFRI_EMoa_1.0, whole genome shotgun sequence genome:
TTATAATTGATACACAGCACCTACCCATAGTGTAACGTTTCTCAGGATTTGGCTGTAACAGTTAATTGTTTACACTAACACCCCTGGATGAACAGCAAAGCATTCAGTGGGAATTCAGCTTTCAGCGTCTCCATGATATGCTGCTTCAAGGCTTTGAAGGCAGCCATTAATGTAATTTGTAGTGAGATGATAAACAGAgtgatgtgtgtttctgcttgAGCAGATAGTCAGATTTGCCAAACGCTCCACTGACTCTTGAATATGTAAAAGTGCTCAGCTCAAGTGCTTCAGCCTGACAGTTTGACGGCTATGGCGTATTAAGCCCAGATAATTGGGTGATATTTACTTACAGAGCACACAATCACTCCGCAACGCCTTGAAAACTGTGTCTTTTTCCCTTAATGATATGCTTTGTAGAAATTATTAACTGGCTTGACAGGTCCAaatggcatgtgtgtgtgtgtgtggggtgtgtgtgtgcgtagtttacatttctttttcagtcaCTAAAAATGTGTGTGGACAATTTATTCAGAATTAAGAGATTTGTCGTACTGAATCATTTCAAATGATGTCAAAATAGTTAATTTGTTCAGAAGTCTTTCAGAAGAGCGGTGTGACACCAGTGTGGGCGGGTATGGCTACATAAATGTGGGTTGTGTCCCCAACGGATTTGTCATTTATGAGTTTATGAGTTTATGAGTTCAGGTTGCAGAGTAACACAATACTCCCAAAGGCGGGGAACGATACCACTACAGCTAATGACACGAGATTTGTatatgatacaagctctaattTGCACTGCAGCAAATATGAGATCATCAGTATCATTAAATCACTTTACTGTCGACATGTTGAggcttgtgtctttttggttaCTCATCAATGTGGGCAAACTTCCCAGAAATGATATCTAAGAATTCACCTGTAAGATGGTGCACCTCAGCAACACATTCACTTATGTAAAGTGGCTTCATGTTAAAGAGAAAGTTGCCTTGTTTCCTGACTCAGTGCCATGTGGAAGTGTTCCACTGTGTTTGCTGGCATTGAAAACCAGCCTCTGTTTACAGTAACTACCTCCCTCTCATCCGTTTTCTGCTTTATCACCAACCCCAGTGCGGCAAGACTGTCTTTTTTTGGGGCTTCTCAGAAATGAGGCaaacaggttttaaaaaagCAATGTGTTGTACAAACTACTGAACATTCCTCAGGTTTCAGATCAATGCGTCTGTTGtttcaatataaaaaaaagtcttgctgAGTTTGGATCTGTCTCTCAGAGCTAAAATGGGAGATTCTTTTTATAACGGTTTATGTCTTCAGCGTAATCCAGGACAGAGATTTTTTCTTACCTCTTATTGATCTTTATACTGTATTTACCCAGGAAACATCAAGTGTTTGCACAGGAATTATGatacatgtgtatttttttactgTCTAAACCAATATACTTTTCTTATTGCAGATTGAAGCTTTAGCCTCTGCATGACAAGCTATGACCGACACACACACTAAACTCTAGACGTCCAGTTACGAAGCCAGGACTCAAGAATGAAGACCAAATATGCAATTGTCTTCATCTGTATCGTGGCCCTGGTCATCATCGAAAAGGAAAGCAACATCCTATCTAGGTAAAAGAATAAAGAGCAATCTGTAATCTGCAATCTGGAAATGCACGTGTGCCGGGCCCTGTATCTTGCCTCCTGTCTGTTTCAATATCTATATTGCACTTGAAAATGCTAAGAAGGTCAGTAGTCACCTCTGAAACAAAGGACATAGCCATTGATTTTAGAGGGCTGCACCCTTTGTTTATCACTGCAGAGCCAATACAATctgttacaaattacatgtacCTTGGCATCGTCATTGACCACAAGTGTAATTAGATTCTGTGGACTGACCTGATTGGCACTCAGACACAGCAGAGAATGTACTTTCTAAAGAAATGGCTATTTTTAAATGTCCACAGCAAAATGCTCTGAATATTTAGCTTTTATTGAAAGTGTTCCATCCTTCTCCATTGTCTTTTGGTTTGCCAGTGCTACTGAGGCACAGAAAAAGACTAAAAGGCTGTAACTATGACCAGCAAACCGTCAGATATTACATAACCGAGTATGGAAAGCATCTACAGAGACAGAGCGATGAAGAAAGCATACAGCATTGTGGGTGACCAGAGACATCTCCTTGACTTTGTCTGGGTGACAATATTGCCCTCCTCTGTTCAATAAAATAGATCCAAGTTTTTATTTGTTCCACATgccattaaaggaatacttccctgattttcaaccagctttgtattaAAACAATATGGATAATATGTGTAGATTAACTGTGGTAAGCTTCActccatctaaccagtgcctAGATATCCCTCCTCCTGCCCCCCTGGCGAAACTCCGCCTGACAACATATTTTGTCGCCAgagagtatagaagcagatcaagagacagacagctgactataaatcaagattatgttactgcacTGCCTATGACTCTCCtaaaatgttgtcagaaacatattttaatgccCAGATAAGCTGTAAtagtgagagtttgtgaacagaaagtgggcgccatactgcctcctgcacagtgaaaacgGAGGCCGAAAGTactgagatcaaatggtaaaactaagcagtgttgattgaatataaaccaagattgcGTTAGTACATTGcttatttcttgcctcaaatgttttcagaagcaTGTTTTAGCTCAGCGTTTAACTGTAATTCGAGATCGTTCGCTACCAGCCAGCCGCCATTTTCTTAAACACATGAGATTGCATTATGTtacccaccagcaggagtgtttattggtcttgTACGGTGGAGCGCATTCTGGTAAAtgcaggttttctacctcttgaggaaaagcgaatgccacagccctctttttctgtttccttaGTCATGTAAccccaatttcaaaagtatctgtgtctttctactgcataggtGGCCTAGTTTTATGTGAGGAACCTCTTTATATCTGTGAAAAACTTCTTTAAGTTTTTATCAGATAATGCACCAGCGTCATATGCCCTATTGTTTCCTCACCTTTGTGGTTACAAAAGATGGTCTGGTCCATCCCCCCTACCTGGTACATGTATGGGTACATGAATGCCTTTGTCATTAAGCTGCAAACCAATTTTCCTACAGGGACAAATAAAAGTATCTATCTACCTGGTCTGCAGAGACTGGGTGGAAGATTATCCCAGTGGCTAGAGGCCACCTTGTAACTTTAAAGCaataacattttggaaaatacacttattcactttcttgcagGAAGTTAGATgggaagattgataccactctcatatgatacagccagcagctgaaAACAGGGGGAAGCAGCCACCCTGGCTTTGTCCATAGGTTATAAGCTCAGGCTACTAGCACCTCTATAGCTCACTGTTTAACATGTTACATCTCCCTTGTTTAATCAATACAAAGGCCATGCTAACTGCTTCCCTGTTCCCAGTCTTGATGCTAAtagctggctgtagcttcatatatAAAAGTGTaagataaatgtaaatgtaagacCTATGTTAGATGTCTATATTGCTCCACCTGTCGATATTCTTTAATCAAGCCTCTGTATCTCATCAGGGTCTCTGATAAGCTGATCCAGAGGCAGATTCCGCAGCAGACCCCACAGACTCCATTGGATTacagcaacacaacacaaaatggcTCCCTGATGATGCTCAAAATGCTGCTCTCCAAACTCACCGGCACAAAAGGGAATTACTCAAATCTATCCGAGGAGCAAGAAGAGGACGAACTAGATGATTTAGGCACATACAGCTTCAGCGGTGGCCGTAAGCACATATTACTCTTGGCCACCACACGAACGGGTTCCTCATTTGTGGGGGAATTTTTCAACCagcacggggagaacatgtttTATCTGTTTGAGCCTCTGTGGCATGTCGAGCGCATGCTGACCATGGCATCCGAGGCAAACAACGGAACAGTGTTGGCAGGAATCTACCGGGATGTACTCCAGGGGCTTTTCCTGTGTGATTTCTCTCCCCTTGAGAAGTTCATCTCCCCGCCTCCTCAGGAACACGTTACCCCGGCTCTTTTTCGCAGAGAATCTAGTTTATCGCTCTGTGAAGAATCTGTCTGCAGTCCAGTAAtcaaagatgtttttgaaaGGTATTGTAGATTCTCTAGATACTCACTATTATTGATCAGACTTAAAATGTTGGTTGAGTctgaaaaaggaaataaaatttaattctGATACAGTTGCATAGAGGGAGGGCAGGAGTTTTTTCTCCTTTAATGATGATATCTTAAATGTTCACACATAAATTGAGAAGTCTCCCTCACATCTCTCCATAGTTGCTGAATTAATCTTATATTGCCTAATAATTCAAATAAGCCTCTGCAAAGTAGTGACATAAATGTGTCTTGTAATGTTTAGCAGAATAAGATGCTTGCGGACATCACCTTAGTATTTAGGAAAGTGTGATGGGCATTTCTCTCCATTTCTAACATTTTACAGACTGAAAATAAGTAGTTGCAGTCCTAAATTCTAAGCGTGGTAATTTAGTGTCGCTTACCAAAATGCTGGGAGTTATAGTTGACTTTacctcttaaagggacagttcaccccaaaaccaaaaatgcatatttaccctcttacctgtagcgctatTTATGAATCtacattgttttgctgtgagttgcaaagtgttggagatatagagatgtctgccttctctcaaatataatggaagtagatggcactcagcttgtggtgttcaaagcggcaaaaaaatccacagaccttgttgtgagcagtttaatttAGGAATTATATTCTTTCTTCCGAagtactgctagctcacctagcaccactgcgCTGGCTAACATTACAGTCAGCTGAAAGGAACatccattaatgtttacatcttgcactgccatgagcacaagcctcttgtccatgagtagatctGCGCTCCCtctgtactgtgttttttttttgttttttgtttttttttgagcacCATCTAGTGCCATCTAGGTCCATTAAAttcaagaaaaggcagacatctctatggtcaATATCACCAAcattcagcaactcacaccaaaacagtttagactgataaatagcactacaggtaggagaaagaatatgtatttttgattttgtggtgaactgtccctttaaattattatttccaTAGTCTTATGACTTGTAATGATGACACAACCAAAAGAGTCTTGTGTCCTTACATGCTTTGTGAGTGCACAAACCGTTCCAGCTGATCCAAAGCACCCCAAGACATCTTAAAtaatttcttcctctctgcaacTCTATGAAAGATATTTAATCATACACACACTATACCACTCTTGTTTTAGGTATCACTGTAAGACTCGTCGCTGTGGGCCGCTGAACTTGACCCTCGCATCTGAATCCTGCCTTTCCAAGCAACACCATGCCATTAAGACAGTCCGTGTGCGCCAACTGGACACATTGCAGCCTTTGGTGCAGGATCCTCGTCTGGATGTGAGAGTGATCCAGCTAGTCCGAGATCCACGTGCCATTTTAGCATCCCGCATGGTGGCTTTCTCTTCGAAGTACCAGACATGGAAGGCCTGGGCGCAGGACGGCCAGGTGCCTGAAGATGACGAGGAGGTGAAGAGGCTCAAAGGCAACTGCGACCAGATTAGGATGTCTGCAGAGGTGGGACTGAGCCGACCTCGCTGGCTAAGGAGCCGCTACATGTTGGTGCGTTATGAGGATATTGCCCGCTACCCCATGCAGAAGGCAGAGGAAATGTACAGGTTCACGGGGATACCATTTAGCCCCCAAGCTAGGGAGTGGATTCTGAGGAACACCCAGACCACACAGGGGGCTAGCGGGATTTACTccacccagaagaactcatcaGAGCAGGCAGAGAAATGGAGATTTAGCATTCCCTTCACACTGGCTCAGGTAGTGCAGAGAGTGTGTGGACCCACCATGAAGCTGTTTGGGTACAGGTTTGTGGATGATGAAAAGACACTGATGAATAAGTCCATCAGTTTGCTTGAAGAGAAACTGTTTCATTAATCGAGACGTCATAAATGTAGCTGTGAATCTGCAAAGCGCTGCACACGATGGGTTGAAGCCAGGAGAAGCCATTATTGCACAGACCAAAACTAGTCAGCAAAGGTGCCATAACAGACACGAAATGTTTTACTGGTGACAGTAAGCTTTGGGCCATACGATAATATTCATACACACCAATAATGTGCCTCATTGTGACAAATGAAGAGCCACttgagaaaaagaaatatttatttgcatACTGTGTTCACTGAGAAGCCTGGTATTTAAGCTTTATGTGGCGctttgtatttcatttaaaatgaaatgagcaGCTGTCAAGCCTGACTTGTAAGAGATTCTTATGTAAAATTTTATCTATAGTTGATCATGTTTAGACTTTCAGGGATAAACTAAAGGTAAAGTGAAAGTGATGTGTcatttgtctgtctctgtgtgtgtgtccgaggcctagtccacacggacacaggtatttttgtaaactgagTTTTTCCCTCCTTCGTTGTCGAAGCAAATCCTGTCCACACAcattcagtacgtttacatgcacagttaaggcGAGCTACGGTTATAGCtggactaggccatttaattggacttctgtccttgtcccagtatacaagcacatgAGGGAATCAGTTTATTGACCAAAGTATGTCCAGCTCCCCTACAATAGGTGGCTtttcacagaccaaacaatcgagcGTCGTCCAGGTCGCCATTCCGTGTTTTCCTCCCATCCATGTATTTCAAAGTATTGAACTGTTTCAGCTGACGCATCATGAACTTCTTCTCCTCGtccatccaaaaatgcacagctctgaATGTAGATTTCGCCAAGTTGCtactggcttcttcttctgttatgtATTAATAAGATTCGACTCCCGAGTCAAAGCCAGAAAACTCTGGAGCATGCACAGAGCacctaggccagtttgggtccgattgactgtatacatacatgcaggagtaatctgactcccaatcacattatctaGGTGTTTGTCTGACGTTGAGAAATTAGATTATGATTTCAGTCCGtctaacatgttaacatgtgttttgaaagtctggttttagtcggacaaacacaataaactgattttctctaatgtcatgtaaacgtactgactgttcTAAATAAAAAATCTATCAAAATGAAAATGCCAGAACACAATTGGAGCATTGTTAAGAGCATGCCAACTCATAGGCGTTGATATAACTGTAACCTTAAAGCAAtgtgaagaagaagatgttagccaatcagaaggctACCTGGAGCAGTGACCTCCGTTGCACATTCTGACGCCTTTGTTTCTTAATATAGTTGGagagaaactgtacatttaggtgtaaacatgtaaaaagtcctgtTTGCAAGGTTAGAACTGGCACTATTTTGTTCATGTCCACCACTGCATGAAATGCTGCATCATTTGTGATGCCTCACAAAGGACTTAACggtacacacactgacatcactgTCATCTTTGCCCTGGCCAGAGTCTTACAAAAGGTTATttttagtgacctaaaactcagtttgtgtgtggacaGAGGCCCAAAGAGCATTATAAACTCGTGGTTACAAAAATACCTATATCTGTGTGGACTGAGCCTGAAAGAGAGGTTGTTTCTGTCTAGTCCTCATGACGCTAGTGCTTCATTCTGCCTTGTTCAGTCTGAATTTTATAGATCTGTACTCACCCAGGCAACTGAAAGAATCACTTTAGATTAGATCTGATGTTCTTTCATAGGGCTTTACATATCCGACTCAGGTGAGGTAAACGTGGCATTGTATTTTGTGGTGTCTTTATGATGAGTGTTCACATCTCCACGAAAGCACGTtgtgtaaaaatacagaataatcTCTAATGTCTTTAACCAAATGCCGTTTAAAGCAATTCTCAGTGTACCATTAAAAAGAGGCCAATTAAAATAGATATATAATACTCATGAGATTATATAACACGAGTAGTGTAATACTATAGAAGAGTTATATCTTAGGTCAGATACCTACATGTGTCTTTAACATACAAGAGTTGCTTTTTCCCAATAGCCGGTAGCCACAGTCGTAATGTGTTTCCCAGTGCTGCCTCCTCACCTCTAAGGAAACAGGCAGTTTGGGTGTTATTTCACAGAAGTGGCTCTCAACagataatatttttttccaattaTTTCCCAACTCAGAAATAAAAGCACCGGAAATATTAAGTCCTGCAAAATTCTAAATATTCCCCCTTTAAAGTTATTATTCATGAGATTTGTATATGTTTGGTGATACATTATGGTTTTGGTGACTACTAATACTATATAAGATGTACGTATGTAGCTGTATTAATGTGGCCTATCACTTTAAGTGAAACCCAGGTGCTGTTGCATTAACTGTCACTCTTGATGGTATATAAAGGTATCCACTGTGACTCTAGTTCAATGGTAGCATTGTGTTCAGCTTGGCTGAGGCACTGCCGAAAGTGCCGTGCTGCTCATGGAAAGGGACATGCATTGGAGTTACATATAGTAGAGGTCTTATACTAACTTAGagtttaaaacataaatatgaatacattttgacTGGCAGGCCACGAGGTGCCCGGACTCACTACTGAAGTATGTAAGCCAAAAGGGAATACTGTGAAATACCAAGCGCAGCTGAAATAATGGGTGTAGTCAGTTTATGCATTCAACTAATTCAGATACCCATGTGTGGCAATAAAGTTCATAAAGGTATGTTTGATGGTTGGTGGTTCAGCCTTGATAGAGAACTGTTTCTATTGTCAACttgaattaaacattttaatgatgGAAAAAAGTATCAAAACGTCAATAGCAGAGCTGTTTAAAAGCTGTCTGAGTCAAGTCTCAGTTCTTGTTGAAGCAAGTTTCAATTCAAGTCTCCGTTCCTAGGAAAAGTCGAAGTTTATTCACAACTCTGCATCAGCCAGTGACAAGTTAGTTTCATGTCCTTCAGGTCTCTTTATAGAAGAATTTCCATGGCATTTCAACTATTTATTTTCCAAAGCCCTGATAATTCTCTGCATAGCTGAGACCAAGTCCTGTCAATGCATAGGCCCAATAATCTTTATAAACAGCCAACGGGACAAGATTTTGGCATGGCAAGAGTtcaggggccatattcacaaagcttcctactgctaagagttgctcctagtgaggaaattctaagaaaattcttagaactGTAACatatttccccttaaagttaagactaggtccttgtgaaaataaaaattcttCACAGAGCATTTTAGCCCTTAAAAGAGCACCTAAGCAGAGAGGAaacttaagag
This genomic interval carries:
- the chst3a gene encoding carbohydrate sulfotransferase 3a, whose protein sequence is MKTKYAIVFICIVALVIIEKESNILSRVSDKLIQRQIPQQTPQTPLDYSNTTQNGSLMMLKMLLSKLTGTKGNYSNLSEEQEEDELDDLGTYSFSGGRKHILLLATTRTGSSFVGEFFNQHGENMFYLFEPLWHVERMLTMASEANNGTVLAGIYRDVLQGLFLCDFSPLEKFISPPPQEHVTPALFRRESSLSLCEESVCSPVIKDVFERYHCKTRRCGPLNLTLASESCLSKQHHAIKTVRVRQLDTLQPLVQDPRLDVRVIQLVRDPRAILASRMVAFSSKYQTWKAWAQDGQVPEDDEEVKRLKGNCDQIRMSAEVGLSRPRWLRSRYMLVRYEDIARYPMQKAEEMYRFTGIPFSPQAREWILRNTQTTQGASGIYSTQKNSSEQAEKWRFSIPFTLAQVVQRVCGPTMKLFGYRFVDDEKTLMNKSISLLEEKLFH